Genomic window (Dyadobacter fanqingshengii):
ACACCGGCGGGCTGGCGGGAGGTCTTTAACCTGCCTATAAATTCGGAGTCAGGCTTGGTGTCCTTCAAGGTCCGGCCTGGATCGGCTTTGAGTGCTTTGAGCAAAAATGATAATCCGGAAATCGCAAACTTGATCGGGCCTGTCACATTAATGGCATGGGTAAGCATTCCAAAAACGGAAGAAACCAGTTTGGCCAGCTCTGATCCGGAACTTGCTGCTGCCACCAGAATAAGGTGATTTATGTAAATATTCCCCTGCTCCTTTTCAACCAGCCAGCGTGCCAGCAATCCGCCCTGGGAATGCGCTATAATGGTGATTTTGGGCATTTCTATCTTGCCAAATCCAGCACTTGAGAGGAGTTTATGTAATTCCTGGGCAGCTTTATCAATGGGCGTTGAGAGATTTTCGTAATCGTACGTCAGAACGAAGGAAGCCTCTTCGGATAATTCCTGCAAAGCTTCAAGGGCTGAAACCATATGGCGGGTGTCGCCGGTAAGGCCGTGAATCAGCAGCAACACCCGGGACCCGGCTTTCGCTTTTATGATCCGCTCCATTTTGGATGGGTTGTCTTCCAACCGCTCCCAGGTGCCATCTGCACGAAAGCCATACAATGTCAAGTTGTTGATCCCTGATTTCTTTCGGAATAATTTTCTAAAAAACATTTTGAATGATCCGCCCAGGCTCCGCTCCAATGGACCATCGCCCTGGATCAGGCCGTCGGTTTCAGAAGGCAAAAAATCGATATGAATATTGCCGTCGGCATCCGAGGAGCCCAATGGGAAGAATAACTGCGATGTTTCATCGAAACCGATTGGAATGATTACTTCTTCCAAAGCCTCGTCCACAGAACGCGTTAAATGCTGCGTTTTCGACGGTTTTATAATGATTGACTTACCGGCAGGAAGTTGCAGCGGCTCTCCGTTCAGTGAACGTAGTTCCAGGACCTGAACCTGACTATCGGTGGGTAAACCCAAGCCACTTGAAAAAGCATTTTCAGTAACATTTTCACCCCATACAATTTCGGGCAGCACCATACTGGATATGATCGCGTCTGCCTCCGCATTGATCCCGCGCATCCCGGCTTTTTTCAGTTTCCGCTGTATATCTTCTCCTGTCACGGCAAAGGCTTTGGCACTGAATCCTTCCGGAACATCGATAGAAAATGCAGGAAAATATGTCGTAATACCCGGATCCAGCGTCTGTTCCTTGCTGGATCCAACGATGCGGAATTTGAAATCGAAAACTGTCCAGTCGGTCTGCGCTGTTTCAAGTGCCTCCTCCTCGCCAATTTCCCTATGCCGGTCAACAAACTGCGTATCCAGTTGCAGCGATTCCTGCGCGTACCGGTCGAGATCAAGGATATTTGAAGACACCACTATTTTAAGATAATCAGTGACTTCATTGATATTATACTGATCAAACCGTTTGTCTCTTGTCAGAGGAATTGTAGTGCTGATGCGGTCCGCAATAACATATGAAAGCTGCAACGGATTCGCGTTTTTGAGAAGGCGGCTGTTATCACTTCGAATGAGCTTTGTATTAATGCCATATTTGCTTCCCAGGTACAATGCGCCCACATAGCATGAAGTCAGCGCTGAATCGGGTGCTATGGTTATATTCAGGCGAAATGCGGGTTGTCTGGCATTCTTATAGTTAAAGATAACTTCATCCCCGGGTTGAACCAGCAGTGGTTCTCCCGTCAAACTGTCGGGCGATGCGTTGCTTCCATATTCACCCTCAATGCGTTCCAGATTGAAAATGAAATCACTTTTTTTAATTCGGGTGTCTGCATTTTTCAGCTCCAGCGTCGCCGTCCATTTCCCGACTGCGTTTACGTGATCAAGAAAAGTTACTGCATTTAACTGCCGCTTGAACAACGGCGCAGCGCTGCTTGCTCTTACCAGCATCCATTCATGTCCGTCTGTGTTTTCGATCAAAAATTCTCTGGCACCCGCATTCTCAAAATCAATGTCAACATAAGGATATACGCCTGACCGGAAGGCCGCTTTAATTAGCTCCAACTGCGTATTCCGTCCGGCCAGATCT
Coding sequences:
- a CDS encoding caspase family protein, whose translation is MSENRTLWATLIGINAYPTTPLGGCVKDVLDIDQVLREQCAQQTRALRYEPFYLLAPDETDLLRLEGYNEKQGTDLIYGLPTFDNVSKKAFNHLKQAKNGDICVFYFSGHGSQVDAPEEFWHNKPDKQNETIVCVDSRDPLNPASRDILDKELAYFIWDALQDKDVHALLIMDCCHSGNNTRQMVTGIDGCRYRFIPSSRNKIKLTEYIGYQSPGFYKISDGKAQIQIARYVHLAAAQDSEKAQETNDGGLFTAKLVTALRSGGTAKSYRDLMQSIGLTVRNRNPQQNPVAYAREDMDLDQLFLGAGMEPYRPSFEIRYNFARSNWEINGGTQHGLTPGKAGVFTAIRVIGGEVEALVNLVEVGPDSAVLDKNAMSNFDLEREDLKAVIVRLAAPALLVGISPDLAGRNTQLELIKAAFRSGVYPYVDIDFENAGAREFLIENTDGHEWMLVRASSAAPLFKRQLNAVTFLDHVNAVGKWTATLELKNADTRIKKSDFIFNLERIEGEYGSNASPDSLTGEPLLVQPGDEVIFNYKNARQPAFRLNITIAPDSALTSCYVGALYLGSKYGINTKLIRSDNSRLLKNANPLQLSYVIADRISTTIPLTRDKRFDQYNINEVTDYLKIVVSSNILDLDRYAQESLQLDTQFVDRHREIGEEEALETAQTDWTVFDFKFRIVGSSKEQTLDPGITTYFPAFSIDVPEGFSAKAFAVTGEDIQRKLKKAGMRGINAEADAIISSMVLPEIVWGENVTENAFSSGLGLPTDSQVQVLELRSLNGEPLQLPAGKSIIIKPSKTQHLTRSVDEALEEVIIPIGFDETSQLFFPLGSSDADGNIHIDFLPSETDGLIQGDGPLERSLGGSFKMFFRKLFRKKSGINNLTLYGFRADGTWERLEDNPSKMERIIKAKAGSRVLLLIHGLTGDTRHMVSALEALQELSEEASFVLTYDYENLSTPIDKAAQELHKLLSSAGFGKIEMPKITIIAHSQGGLLARWLVEKEQGNIYINHLILVAAASSGSELAKLVSSVFGMLTHAINVTGPIKFAISGLSFLLKALKADPGRTLKDTKPDSEFIGRLKTSRQPAGVRYNVVAGDTALIGSAYDGDDPFLKKVKEALVKKVFFPGLTFTLYDGQPNDFAVTIESMNAIDGYDATTHTRTIASTHLAYFREKRAQSQLLDFLREPA